The following proteins are co-located in the Haloarcula marismortui ATCC 43049 genome:
- a CDS encoding bis(5'-nucleosyl)-tetraphosphatase translates to MIEATSAGAILFRDTRGRREYLLLKSRPGDWEFPKGGVEGEEELQQTAIREVKEEAGIGDFRLLDGFREDYDYVFEANGNTIHKTVHLFVAKSFEASAELSTEHRDLQWRDYEQAINTVTQDGPREILEQAHGFLDERTDDEE, encoded by the coding sequence TGATAGAGGCCACGAGCGCGGGAGCCATCCTCTTTCGCGATACGCGTGGCCGGCGGGAGTACCTCCTGCTCAAGAGCCGACCCGGCGATTGGGAATTCCCCAAGGGCGGCGTTGAGGGCGAGGAAGAACTCCAGCAGACCGCCATACGCGAAGTGAAAGAGGAGGCCGGTATCGGCGATTTCCGGCTTTTAGACGGGTTCCGCGAAGACTACGACTACGTGTTCGAGGCGAACGGCAACACCATCCACAAGACGGTCCACCTGTTCGTCGCGAAATCGTTCGAAGCGTCAGCTGAACTGTCCACAGAACACCGCGACCTGCAGTGGCGCGACTACGAGCAGGCCATCAACACGGTCACGCAGGACGGCCCCCGCGAGATACTCGAACAGGCACACGGGTTCCTCGACGAACGAACGGACGACGAGGAATAG
- a CDS encoding DUF5787 family protein, translating into MSVDSEFAFELSVCQWAEREWSPSDDAAVLVARQFGTKHRRWDTIVLECDPDGLRERAKFGTEAFDSDHLHVLQNAPADWTYYRDALPDPGYPWRYVRESIHEAADRDAIETRKRSNRIEIRRVRPYPDWLRRVVAIENKPDLTASAARNLVPQLERDIALSLADEVWVATAATDERVEPILLADLPAAAGVLTVDSESGTAEAVWQPRSLSVAEPGTRILDRPDDDTSAARFEYVDTDWKHERRLAIAERAYARGWRAYADTMRPDCRHFQLTAGETGVYPHCAAKECLPTAAECRGQCPSYEPEPPTWRSKDWPLDGGPGKAIKRLLARRRRRQRPGLSE; encoded by the coding sequence GTGTCCGTCGACTCCGAGTTCGCCTTCGAACTGTCCGTCTGCCAGTGGGCCGAGCGCGAGTGGTCGCCGTCCGACGACGCGGCGGTGCTGGTCGCCAGACAGTTCGGAACGAAACACCGCCGCTGGGATACGATTGTACTGGAGTGCGATCCCGATGGACTCCGGGAACGGGCGAAATTCGGCACCGAAGCGTTCGACTCGGACCACCTGCACGTCCTGCAGAACGCGCCGGCGGACTGGACCTACTATCGCGATGCGCTGCCTGACCCGGGCTACCCGTGGCGGTACGTCCGGGAGTCGATTCACGAGGCGGCCGACCGTGATGCCATTGAGACTCGCAAGCGCAGCAATCGCATCGAAATTCGTCGGGTACGTCCCTATCCGGACTGGCTCCGGCGGGTCGTCGCCATCGAGAACAAGCCCGACCTGACGGCCAGCGCCGCCAGGAATCTCGTCCCACAACTGGAGCGGGACATCGCGCTCTCGCTGGCCGATGAGGTGTGGGTTGCGACGGCGGCGACCGACGAGCGCGTGGAGCCGATTCTACTGGCGGACCTGCCCGCAGCCGCCGGCGTGTTGACGGTCGACTCCGAATCCGGAACGGCTGAGGCGGTCTGGCAACCGCGGTCGCTGTCAGTGGCTGAGCCCGGAACGCGAATTCTGGACCGACCGGACGATGACACCAGCGCCGCCCGGTTCGAGTACGTAGACACCGACTGGAAGCACGAGCGGCGTCTCGCCATCGCTGAGCGGGCGTACGCTCGCGGGTGGCGCGCTTACGCGGACACGATGCGCCCCGACTGCCGCCACTTCCAGCTCACTGCCGGCGAGACTGGCGTGTACCCCCACTGCGCTGCAAAGGAGTGTCTACCGACAGCGGCGGAGTGTCGGGGGCAGTGTCCGTCCTACGAGCCGGAACCGCCGACGTGGCGGTCGAAGGACTGGCCGCTTGACGGCGGGCCGGGCAAGGCAATAAAGCGGCTGTTAGCGCGGCGACGACGCCGCCAGCGGCCGGGGCTGTCAGAGTAG
- a CDS encoding DUF5797 family protein has product MTLSEEARERLADIVELQPTKNGELQERWDMDSGSEVHQYLEAELKEYYYRNDNSLICATPEATTLIDGEDSERIQTVTVTSLQQAVVDVIAGPDEESQSVVAVLHALREVGEDRDTDDVRSALRSLADKGIVETVEKTVPTFRLAVPRDELDIELSEE; this is encoded by the coding sequence ATGACCCTCTCGGAGGAGGCCCGCGAGCGACTCGCCGACATCGTCGAACTCCAGCCGACGAAAAACGGCGAGCTACAGGAGCGCTGGGACATGGACAGCGGGAGCGAGGTACACCAGTACCTCGAAGCCGAACTCAAGGAGTACTACTACCGCAACGACAACAGCCTCATCTGTGCGACGCCGGAGGCGACGACGCTCATCGACGGGGAGGACTCCGAACGGATACAGACGGTGACAGTCACCTCGCTCCAGCAGGCTGTCGTCGACGTGATTGCCGGCCCGGATGAGGAGAGCCAGAGCGTCGTCGCCGTGTTACACGCCCTCCGCGAGGTCGGCGAGGACCGAGATACCGATGACGTTCGTTCTGCGCTCCGGAGCCTCGCAGACAAAGGTATCGTGGAGACAGTCGAGAAGACCGTCCCGACGTTCAGGCTGGCCGTTCCGCGCGACGAGCTAGATATTGAGCTGTCCGAGGAGTGA
- a CDS encoding ABC transporter permease translates to MDTSESVRITLRSIRAHKLRSALTVVGVVIGIASVITFATFGASVEAEIVGDIETSNAGNIYVFGTPSGDDDFDRTLQPVFTEHDIQELEGIAGVQAVLPRGIVQTQSVRHGNQTLARQQVTATRPASFTPGVLVEGRSFETDENAVVVNERMAGSFSENITTGERLTMTMPDGSERNVTVVGVVNGTRGEVPVSEFARQPRVYVPIDAFYESVVESPSAGVRQRAYPQVTLVVDPREIPETQSEIQTYLSGESDARSLSADDTELVARSGNDFVEEISDVIERITRFVTGIAVIALVVGAIGIANVMLVSVTERTREIGIMKAVGARNRDVMQVFLVEAALLGTLGSLLGVPLGLLVGYGATRYAEVTFSLAPLWMALAVGVGVLVGVVAGLYPAWRAARVDPIDALRHE, encoded by the coding sequence ATGGACACCAGCGAGAGCGTCCGCATCACGCTCCGGTCTATCAGGGCGCACAAGCTCCGGTCGGCGCTGACGGTCGTCGGCGTCGTTATCGGCATCGCGTCGGTCATCACGTTCGCCACGTTCGGGGCCAGTGTTGAGGCCGAAATCGTCGGCGACATCGAGACATCGAACGCAGGCAACATCTACGTGTTCGGAACCCCGTCCGGCGATGACGACTTCGACCGGACCCTCCAGCCGGTGTTTACCGAGCACGACATTCAGGAGCTAGAGGGGATTGCTGGGGTACAGGCGGTGCTCCCGCGTGGTATCGTCCAGACACAGTCGGTACGGCACGGGAATCAAACGCTTGCTAGACAGCAGGTCACAGCGACGCGGCCGGCCAGTTTCACGCCGGGGGTCCTCGTCGAGGGGCGCTCCTTCGAGACCGACGAGAATGCCGTCGTTGTCAACGAACGCATGGCCGGCTCGTTCTCCGAGAACATCACCACCGGTGAGCGCCTCACGATGACGATGCCTGACGGGAGCGAGCGGAACGTTACTGTCGTCGGCGTCGTCAACGGGACTCGCGGGGAAGTCCCGGTTAGCGAGTTCGCCCGTCAGCCCCGGGTGTACGTTCCTATCGACGCCTTCTATGAGTCCGTCGTCGAGAGCCCGTCGGCGGGTGTGCGGCAACGCGCGTACCCGCAGGTAACCCTCGTCGTCGACCCGCGAGAGATTCCGGAGACGCAGTCGGAGATTCAGACGTACCTCTCCGGTGAGTCCGACGCGCGGTCACTCTCGGCCGACGACACGGAGCTGGTCGCCCGGTCCGGGAACGACTTCGTCGAGGAGATCAGCGATGTCATCGAACGCATCACGCGCTTTGTCACCGGCATCGCCGTCATCGCACTCGTCGTCGGCGCTATCGGCATTGCTAATGTAATGCTCGTCAGCGTCACCGAGCGGACCCGCGAAATCGGCATTATGAAAGCCGTCGGCGCGCGCAACCGTGACGTGATGCAGGTGTTTCTCGTCGAGGCCGCACTGCTCGGAACGCTCGGCTCGCTGCTCGGGGTGCCGCTCGGACTGCTCGTCGGCTATGGGGCGACGCGGTACGCTGAAGTGACCTTCTCGCTCGCGCCGCTGTGGATGGCGCTGGCGGTCGGCGTTGGCGTACTGGTCGGCGTCGTCGCCGGCCTCTACCCGGCGTGGCGAGCGGCGCGGGTCGACCCCATCGACGCACTCAGACACGAGTGA
- a CDS encoding ABC transporter ATP-binding protein: protein MSESANTTVRVDGVSKQYDLGGTVTALDDVSLDLSAGSYTAVMGPSGSGKSTLLNLIGGLDTPSSGQVMVNGQDVSAASEAERADIRGTEVGFVFQTFNLMPRLSAVENVALPLVFDGWDRARRRERARSLLSEVGLGDRTDHVPSELSGGQRQRVAIARALSTDPALILADEPTGNVDTDTGAQILDLFDDLHAAGNTFLLVTHERHVAERAERIVHVEDGHIQSVEDVSGGEH, encoded by the coding sequence GTGAGCGAGTCAGCGAACACGACTGTCCGCGTCGACGGCGTCAGCAAGCAGTACGACCTCGGCGGGACGGTGACGGCGCTGGACGACGTGAGTCTGGACCTGTCGGCGGGGTCGTACACGGCGGTGATGGGACCGAGCGGCTCCGGGAAGAGCACGCTGTTGAACCTCATCGGCGGGCTGGACACGCCGTCGTCGGGGCAGGTCATGGTCAACGGACAGGACGTTTCGGCGGCCAGCGAGGCCGAGCGGGCCGACATCCGCGGGACAGAGGTCGGGTTCGTCTTCCAGACGTTCAATCTCATGCCGCGACTCTCCGCGGTGGAAAACGTCGCTCTGCCGCTGGTCTTCGACGGTTGGGACCGCGCCCGTCGCCGCGAGCGGGCGAGGTCACTCCTCTCTGAGGTTGGACTCGGCGACCGCACCGACCACGTCCCCTCGGAACTCAGCGGCGGCCAGCGCCAGCGGGTCGCCATCGCCCGTGCGCTGTCGACCGACCCGGCGTTGATTCTCGCCGATGAGCCCACCGGCAACGTCGACACGGACACCGGTGCACAGATACTCGACCTGTTCGATGACCTCCATGCGGCGGGCAATACGTTCCTGCTGGTGACCCACGAGCGCCACGTCGCCGAGCGGGCGGAGCGAATCGTCCACGTCGAAGACGGCCACATCCAGTCCGTCGAGGACGTCTCCGGGGGCGAACACTGA
- a CDS encoding LolA family protein, protein MTADTGRRLAIVAVFVTIGLLAVGAVAGVSGFEQMGQPSGDDVLDETEQRYDAAETITGTAIVTVTNDSESKTATVEYAAAEPNKTWAAVTSENRSYEMGTNGTVVWAVGENQSYARELTEESVAMNGTTDPVPEENVTATLRGTEEVNGESTYVLDLEPTNESIDAPNTTLWVDTEDYRVHKMTTDDGTNRTELTVEETNFNVSIDDSQFAPPADRVAVTTVETYDSYDAAQSATDLDLPEYENGTFEEARYISRPESTAVAQQYDTDGENVTVLTATGASSYLDDAENGTAVQVNGQNATAIERGDRAVVYWTEDDVTTGVVVEGTTDEAVAVAEEL, encoded by the coding sequence ATGACAGCCGATACCGGACGGAGACTGGCTATCGTCGCTGTGTTTGTCACCATCGGACTGCTGGCTGTGGGGGCAGTCGCCGGCGTTTCCGGCTTCGAGCAGATGGGGCAGCCATCCGGCGACGACGTGCTCGACGAGACCGAGCAGCGCTACGACGCGGCCGAGACAATTACCGGGACCGCGATAGTGACCGTCACGAACGACTCGGAATCGAAGACTGCGACGGTGGAGTACGCTGCCGCTGAGCCGAACAAGACGTGGGCCGCCGTCACGAGTGAGAACCGGTCCTACGAGATGGGGACGAATGGGACCGTCGTCTGGGCGGTCGGCGAGAACCAGTCGTATGCCCGCGAACTGACCGAGGAATCCGTGGCGATGAACGGCACCACCGACCCGGTTCCCGAGGAGAACGTCACTGCGACGCTCCGGGGAACTGAGGAGGTCAACGGCGAATCGACGTACGTTCTCGACCTCGAACCGACCAACGAGAGCATCGACGCGCCGAACACGACGCTGTGGGTCGATACTGAGGACTACCGCGTCCACAAGATGACCACTGACGACGGGACGAACCGGACGGAACTCACCGTCGAGGAGACGAACTTCAATGTCAGCATCGACGACAGCCAGTTCGCCCCACCGGCTGACCGAGTTGCCGTTACGACCGTCGAGACGTACGACTCATACGACGCAGCCCAGTCCGCGACGGACCTGGACCTGCCAGAGTACGAGAACGGGACCTTCGAAGAAGCCCGGTACATTAGCCGGCCCGAGAGTACGGCTGTGGCACAGCAGTACGACACTGACGGCGAGAACGTGACGGTTCTGACCGCGACCGGCGCATCGAGCTATCTGGACGATGCGGAGAACGGGACGGCGGTGCAGGTGAACGGCCAGAACGCGACCGCAATCGAACGCGGCGACAGGGCTGTGGTCTACTGGACTGAAGACGATGTCACGACTGGCGTGGTCGTCGAGGGGACGACCGACGAGGCTGTCGCCGTCGCTGAAGAACTGTAG
- a CDS encoding Mut7-C RNAse domain-containing protein translates to MPEHTPSDRLALDAMLGKLATYLRMCGYDTAYALDRDAEADDDLLDIAEREDRLVITRDSDLATRAPESVLLSEREIEDQLRELADAGFRLSLAPEPDYCGVCNSPVEEVDPVEPTPEYAPSAGDERVWRCTDCGQHFWKGSHWASVEATLEDV, encoded by the coding sequence ATGCCTGAGCACACCCCTAGCGACCGACTCGCGCTCGATGCGATGCTCGGCAAACTCGCCACCTATCTGCGGATGTGTGGCTACGACACGGCGTACGCGCTGGACCGGGACGCCGAGGCCGATGACGACCTCCTCGACATAGCGGAACGTGAGGACCGGCTGGTGATTACCCGGGATAGTGACCTCGCCACCCGCGCACCCGAGAGTGTGCTCCTCAGCGAGCGTGAGATTGAAGACCAGCTGCGAGAACTCGCAGACGCCGGCTTCCGCCTCTCGTTGGCTCCGGAGCCGGACTACTGTGGCGTCTGCAACAGCCCGGTCGAGGAAGTCGACCCGGTAGAACCGACGCCGGAGTACGCACCGAGTGCAGGTGACGAGCGGGTCTGGCGCTGTACCGACTGCGGGCAACACTTCTGGAAAGGGAGCCACTGGGCGTCAGTCGAGGCGACGCTGGAAGACGTATAG
- the polX gene encoding DNA polymerase/3'-5' exonuclease PolX, with product MSRNDEIATLLEEFADLLDAKGVEYKPRAYRRAAENIRDFPGAIEGLAAEGEDSVGEIDAVGDAISSKVVEYVETGEIEELTELREELPVEMDALTAVEGVGPKSVGSLYEALGITTLDELEAAAEAGEIQAVSGFGAKTEQNILDNIDFAREAHERSLLGEARPYGDRIRSYMAAGDAVTECALGGSIRRWRPTIGDVDVLVGSTDAEAVVERFADWEGLDRVIESGETKASAYADDVRVDLRIVDPSEFGAALQYFTGSKDHNVAVRNRAIERDLKVNEYGVFDVEDVEDDDQRTGELVASETEEAVYDALGMDWVPPELRENRGEVEAAANGTLPDLLAKGEVRGDIHTHTNWSDGSNSITEMVEGAAAFGHDYLAVTDHATGPGMVGGVGVPDEKLREQLTEVESVAADASIDVFTGVEANIAADGSVSVADDLLAELDVVVASPHAALDGDGTDRLVAAAQHPDVNVIGHPTGRYLNRREGLDVDVERLASVAADNDTALEINANPARLDLGGGAVKQAVEAGATIAINTDAHSPGNFELLRYGVHMARRGWAETDNVLNTRDAEGLREFLDA from the coding sequence ATGAGCCGGAACGACGAAATCGCAACACTGCTCGAAGAGTTCGCCGACCTGCTAGACGCCAAAGGCGTCGAGTACAAGCCCCGGGCCTACCGCCGGGCGGCCGAGAACATCAGGGACTTCCCCGGCGCAATCGAGGGGCTGGCCGCCGAGGGCGAGGACAGCGTCGGTGAAATAGACGCCGTCGGCGACGCCATTTCTTCGAAGGTGGTCGAATACGTCGAGACCGGCGAAATCGAGGAGCTGACCGAACTCCGCGAGGAGCTTCCCGTCGAGATGGACGCACTCACAGCGGTCGAGGGGGTTGGGCCGAAATCCGTCGGCTCGCTGTACGAGGCGCTGGGTATCACCACCCTTGATGAACTGGAAGCCGCCGCAGAGGCCGGCGAGATACAGGCGGTGTCGGGCTTCGGTGCGAAAACAGAGCAGAACATCCTCGACAACATCGACTTCGCCCGTGAGGCCCACGAGCGGTCGCTGCTCGGCGAGGCCCGACCGTACGGTGACCGGATTCGGAGTTACATGGCCGCCGGTGACGCCGTGACCGAGTGCGCGCTCGGCGGCTCGATTCGCCGCTGGCGGCCGACTATCGGCGACGTGGACGTGCTCGTCGGGAGTACCGACGCTGAGGCCGTCGTCGAGCGGTTCGCCGACTGGGAGGGACTCGACCGGGTTATCGAGTCCGGCGAGACGAAAGCCAGCGCCTACGCAGACGACGTTCGGGTCGACCTTCGAATCGTCGACCCATCGGAGTTCGGTGCGGCGCTGCAGTATTTCACCGGCAGCAAGGACCACAACGTGGCAGTCCGAAACCGCGCCATCGAGCGGGACCTGAAAGTCAACGAGTACGGCGTCTTTGATGTCGAGGACGTCGAAGACGATGACCAGCGGACTGGCGAACTGGTGGCCAGCGAAACCGAGGAAGCGGTGTACGACGCACTGGGAATGGACTGGGTTCCGCCGGAACTCCGCGAGAACCGCGGCGAAGTCGAAGCCGCCGCGAACGGGACGCTCCCCGACCTCCTCGCCAAGGGCGAAGTCCGCGGTGACATCCATACCCATACGAACTGGTCGGACGGCAGCAACAGTATCACGGAGATGGTCGAGGGCGCGGCCGCGTTCGGCCACGACTACCTCGCCGTCACGGACCACGCGACCGGGCCGGGGATGGTCGGCGGCGTCGGCGTCCCGGATGAGAAACTCCGCGAGCAGTTGACCGAGGTCGAATCGGTTGCGGCGGATGCTTCCATCGACGTGTTCACCGGCGTCGAGGCCAACATCGCCGCGGACGGCAGTGTCTCGGTCGCCGACGACCTGCTGGCAGAACTGGATGTCGTGGTCGCCTCGCCACACGCCGCGCTGGACGGGGACGGCACAGACCGCCTCGTCGCGGCCGCACAGCACCCCGACGTGAACGTCATCGGCCACCCGACGGGGCGCTATCTGAACCGTCGAGAAGGGCTGGACGTGGATGTGGAGCGGCTCGCATCTGTCGCTGCCGACAACGACACGGCGCTGGAAATAAACGCCAACCCCGCCCGGCTGGACCTCGGCGGTGGCGCGGTCAAGCAGGCCGTTGAGGCTGGGGCGACAATCGCCATTAACACAGACGCCCACAGCCCGGGTAACTTCGAACTCTTGCGCTACGGCGTCCACATGGCTCGGCGGGGCTGGGCCGAGACGGACAACGTACTGAACACCCGCGACGCCGAGGGCCTCCGCGAGTTCCTCGATGCCTGA
- a CDS encoding DUF5788 family protein: MKEFERKQLLERIERDSATVGANIPDEITVQGEEIELQSFVFEIKRRETIPRGERERVEQAKKNLRRERLQRKQRIEDNEVSYERGEELATAIIGIDRALNALEQLGAANIEQEAQAQETADRKRWMKFLQKALGHEDADSGTGRAGRSY, from the coding sequence GTGAAAGAGTTCGAGCGCAAACAGTTGCTGGAGCGCATCGAACGCGACAGCGCGACCGTCGGTGCGAACATTCCCGATGAAATCACCGTGCAGGGCGAGGAGATCGAACTCCAGTCGTTCGTCTTCGAGATCAAGCGTCGGGAGACAATTCCGCGGGGCGAGCGCGAGCGCGTCGAGCAAGCGAAAAAGAACCTGCGGCGCGAGCGTCTCCAGCGCAAGCAACGGATCGAGGACAACGAAGTGAGTTACGAACGCGGCGAGGAGCTTGCCACGGCCATCATCGGCATCGACCGGGCGCTCAACGCCCTCGAACAGCTCGGTGCGGCCAACATCGAGCAGGAAGCGCAGGCTCAGGAGACGGCCGACAGGAAACGCTGGATGAAGTTCCTGCAGAAAGCGCTTGGACACGAGGACGCAGACTCCGGCACGGGTCGTGCCGGACGGAGCTACTAA
- a CDS encoding caspase family protein, with amino-acid sequence MTLTFEPLDDRPGLAVIDQIERQRYRIHTPTPIALREAAADVFQYPVGDAVRIRTRAIELPTVVMVYVRDDDGAIAAEVAQFESETLPADDYVLDPLTQIKPYMRVEDAEVEVTVDSDRTRIEFDAPTDLLIGARSQHDRPAATVTTTEQPADVMAAVETFGSALKAHDPERSYPTLRGHPPALEIGDTLDIPADIDSPDTGVTLELPPDLASIFVAAPLSYYLGASLVPASEPRLTTDTGFTYSLDTARGFESEVGRTLKRLFFLDCVTRTEGFHQIDLHERAAIEPYVDLDFQSLYQQPLAEQVATYLQVPYDVIEDHIPKWRLTTHIDPVPANAEQLPYVVDDLAIVRTHQQQRLNQASVPAEAEAEFTRDDVITRAASSDAGTATAETDYVEPQAHDSLEQAWIGDSIPIGASKLTKAAFEHRLDRDTNAEDITIRVVQNDARMDEERQLVDEVYGTRDDLPFDVTVHDNLTTAELRTVLTTDAEFFHYIGHTEHDGFVCSDGKLDVTTVDSVGIDTFLLNACNSYNQGLGLVEKGAIAGIVTLNEVLNDGAVRIGEAVARLLNCGFPLRAALTIARKKSVLGGQYIVVGDGGVTVAQTENGTPNLLDVSATTAGYNVEMKAYSMDNKGLGAIVFPFFEECEEYFLAPGSVGSFNISSSELSEFLQMQQVPVKADGDLYWSDSMELEDIS; translated from the coding sequence ATGACTCTAACGTTCGAACCGCTTGACGACCGTCCTGGGCTCGCGGTCATTGACCAGATCGAGCGCCAGCGCTACCGGATACACACGCCGACGCCAATCGCGCTCAGGGAGGCGGCGGCCGACGTGTTTCAGTATCCCGTCGGAGACGCTGTCCGGATACGGACGCGCGCTATCGAACTACCGACGGTGGTCATGGTGTACGTCCGTGACGACGACGGAGCGATAGCCGCCGAGGTTGCGCAGTTCGAGTCTGAGACGCTGCCGGCGGATGACTACGTCCTTGACCCGCTGACGCAGATCAAGCCGTATATGCGGGTCGAGGACGCCGAAGTCGAGGTCACCGTCGACTCGGACCGGACCCGAATCGAGTTCGACGCTCCGACGGACCTGCTCATCGGCGCTCGCTCCCAGCACGACCGGCCGGCTGCCACGGTCACGACGACCGAGCAGCCGGCTGACGTGATGGCCGCGGTCGAAACCTTCGGGTCGGCGCTCAAGGCCCACGACCCCGAGCGCTCCTATCCGACGCTCCGCGGCCACCCGCCGGCGCTTGAAATCGGTGATACGCTGGACATCCCAGCGGATATCGACAGTCCGGATACCGGTGTCACGCTCGAACTCCCGCCCGATCTCGCGTCTATCTTCGTCGCCGCGCCGCTTTCGTACTACCTCGGAGCCTCGCTCGTCCCCGCATCCGAGCCACGGCTCACGACCGACACGGGATTTACGTACTCGCTCGATACCGCACGAGGCTTCGAATCCGAGGTCGGACGCACGCTCAAGCGTCTCTTCTTCCTCGATTGTGTCACACGCACTGAGGGGTTCCACCAGATCGACTTGCACGAGCGAGCAGCTATCGAGCCCTACGTCGACCTCGACTTCCAGTCGCTGTACCAGCAACCACTGGCGGAGCAGGTCGCCACCTATCTGCAGGTCCCGTACGACGTTATTGAGGACCACATCCCGAAGTGGCGGCTGACAACGCACATCGACCCGGTGCCGGCGAACGCGGAACAGCTCCCGTACGTCGTCGATGACCTCGCTATCGTCCGAACGCACCAGCAACAGCGGCTGAACCAGGCGAGCGTTCCGGCGGAGGCCGAGGCCGAGTTCACCCGCGACGATGTCATCACTCGTGCTGCGAGCTCCGACGCTGGCACCGCCACAGCCGAGACGGACTACGTCGAGCCACAGGCCCACGACTCACTCGAACAGGCCTGGATCGGGGACAGCATTCCTATCGGTGCGAGCAAGCTGACCAAAGCGGCGTTCGAACACCGACTCGACCGCGATACGAACGCCGAGGATATCACGATTCGAGTCGTCCAGAACGACGCCCGGATGGACGAGGAACGACAGCTCGTCGACGAAGTGTATGGCACCCGCGACGACCTGCCGTTCGATGTCACGGTCCACGACAACCTGACGACGGCGGAACTCAGGACCGTTCTCACGACCGATGCAGAGTTCTTCCACTACATCGGCCACACTGAACACGACGGCTTCGTCTGCTCCGACGGCAAGCTCGACGTGACGACGGTCGATTCGGTCGGCATCGACACGTTCCTGTTGAACGCCTGCAACTCGTACAATCAGGGTCTCGGGCTTGTCGAAAAGGGTGCCATCGCCGGCATCGTCACGCTCAACGAAGTCCTGAACGACGGCGCGGTTCGCATCGGCGAGGCGGTTGCCCGACTGTTGAACTGTGGGTTCCCTCTTCGAGCGGCGCTTACTATTGCACGCAAAAAGAGCGTTCTTGGTGGACAATATATCGTTGTTGGCGACGGCGGAGTGACAGTTGCACAAACAGAGAACGGGACACCGAATCTATTGGATGTCTCTGCCACTACGGCAGGGTACAACGTAGAAATGAAGGCGTATTCGATGGATAACAAAGGCTTAGGAGCCATCGTATTTCCGTTTTTTGAGGAATGTGAAGAGTACTTTTTAGCGCCGGGGTCGGTTGGGAGTTTCAATATTTCTAGCTCTGAACTATCCGAGTTCCTTCAGATGCAGCAAGTACCTGTTAAAGCTGATGGAGATCTCTATTGGAGTGACTCGATGGAACTCGAAGATATCAGCTGA
- a CDS encoding response regulator — MASEEQWRLGDKTVELSSAAISGSRRVATRHTPLLRTESVDRRDEMRAEVPIPLAKVEQSQQCTVLHVDDDPQVGELVEVYLERINDDFDVVTKTSAVAALDFLRTEQVDCIVSDYDMPNTDGLEFLELVREQYQDIPFILFTGKGSEEIASEAIASGVTDYMQKGGRSDTYDVLANRIENAVEQHRTEQRFWNALSWYQRLVEQELAGVCIIQDGTFVYVNQKLADIFSYDQSELIDESPALLTAEGDGDRLPESLRAADSDELDTFHSKFEGRQANGETRTIEVSGGSIEYDGEPAWIGVLRDAETNPDIGE; from the coding sequence ATGGCTTCTGAGGAACAGTGGCGGCTCGGAGACAAGACAGTGGAGCTCTCCAGTGCAGCCATCAGCGGGAGCCGACGCGTGGCAACGCGGCATACACCGCTTCTCCGGACTGAATCAGTAGACCGACGCGACGAGATGCGGGCAGAGGTCCCGATTCCGCTGGCGAAAGTCGAGCAGTCCCAGCAGTGTACCGTGTTGCACGTCGACGACGACCCACAGGTGGGTGAACTGGTCGAGGTGTATCTCGAACGGATCAACGACGACTTCGATGTCGTGACGAAGACCAGCGCCGTTGCCGCGCTCGATTTCCTCCGGACAGAGCAGGTCGACTGTATCGTCAGCGATTACGATATGCCAAACACCGATGGGCTGGAGTTTCTGGAACTCGTCCGCGAGCAGTATCAGGATATCCCATTTATTCTGTTCACTGGCAAAGGTAGCGAAGAGATCGCGAGCGAGGCAATCGCGTCGGGCGTTACGGACTACATGCAGAAGGGAGGGCGGTCAGACACATACGATGTTCTCGCCAACCGAATCGAAAATGCCGTCGAGCAACATCGAACCGAGCAGCGGTTCTGGAACGCCCTCTCGTGGTATCAACGGCTCGTCGAACAGGAGCTGGCGGGCGTCTGTATCATTCAGGACGGGACGTTTGTCTACGTGAACCAGAAGCTGGCCGACATTTTCAGCTATGACCAGAGTGAACTCATCGACGAATCCCCGGCTCTCCTCACGGCAGAGGGCGACGGCGACCGACTTCCCGAGTCACTCCGAGCAGCGGACTCAGACGAGCTCGATACGTTCCATTCGAAGTTTGAGGGCCGACAGGCCAACGGCGAAACGCGGACCATCGAGGTCTCCGGCGGGTCCATCGAGTACGATGGCGAACCGGCGTGGATCGGTGTGCTTCGAGACGCTGAAACCAACCCCGATATTGGCGAGTGA